From Tachypleus tridentatus isolate NWPU-2018 chromosome 8, ASM421037v1, whole genome shotgun sequence, a single genomic window includes:
- the LOC143223940 gene encoding uncharacterized protein LOC143223940: protein MEQIKFLFEKITKTTENPKRESRRFCLLNDKNIFNVLAILCIASAAALSREKRAAYELPDGAEVIVGPIRTTFSCHGLHSGYYGDVDNNCNIFHICHPQILPDETVEVGHWSFFCGNQTVFNQLTFTCAFPEEAVPCAKSPEFYYLNERIGDKNALFLTEADLAKAYYLKNN from the exons atgGAACAAATCAAATTTTTGTTTGAGAAAATTACTAAAACCACAGAAAACCCGAAGAGAGAATCA AgaagattttgtttgttgaatgataaaaatatttttaatgttctagCTATCCTATGCATTGCATCTGCTGCTGCCTTATCCAGG GAAAAACGCGCTGCCTACGAACTTCCTGACGGAGCCGAAGTAATTGTTGGACCAATAAGAACTACCTTTTCCTGCCATGGTCTTCATTCTGGTTATTATGGTGATGTtgataacaactgtaatattttcCACATCTGCCATCCACAGATTCTTCCTGATGAAACTGTGGAGGTCGGACACTGGAGTTTCTTCTGTGGTAACCAGACCGTCTTCAACCAACTGACCTTTACTTGCGCTTTTCCCGAAGAAGCCGTGCCCTGTGCTAAAAGTCCTGAGTTCTATTATCTTAACGAAAGAATCGGAGATAAAAACGCTTTATTCTTGACGGAAGCAGACTTAGCTAAAGCTTATTATCTCAAGAACAACTAA